A window of the Pontibacillus yanchengensis genome harbors these coding sequences:
- a CDS encoding electron transfer flavoprotein subunit alpha/FixB family protein, with protein MSRKMLVIGEARDGALRNVTFEAIAAAAKVSDGGEIVGVLCGAENLEEMGQEMIYHGADRVVTIQNEKLNTYTSDGFGQAVMAVIEEEKPEGIIMGHTAIGKDITPKLASKLETGLISDAVEIEETGDNIVFTRPIYSGKAFEKKIITDGLMFATIRPNNIKALDRDDSRSGSVSAKEVDIADLRTVIQDIIRKTSDGVDLSEANIIVAGGRGVKSAEGFKPLEELADVLGAALGASRGACDAEYCDYSLQIGQTGKVVTPDLYIACGISGAIQHLAGMSNSKVIVAINKDPEANIFNVADYGIVGDLFDVVPKLTEQIKEIKVNS; from the coding sequence ATGAGTCGAAAAATGCTTGTAATTGGAGAAGCTCGTGATGGAGCTCTACGTAATGTTACATTTGAGGCAATTGCTGCCGCTGCAAAAGTGAGTGATGGTGGAGAAATTGTCGGAGTACTTTGTGGAGCGGAAAATCTAGAAGAAATGGGTCAAGAAATGATTTACCATGGAGCGGATCGAGTCGTAACCATTCAAAATGAAAAATTAAACACCTATACATCAGACGGATTTGGGCAAGCTGTAATGGCTGTAATCGAAGAAGAAAAACCAGAGGGTATTATTATGGGCCATACAGCAATCGGGAAAGATATAACTCCTAAACTTGCAAGTAAACTTGAAACAGGTCTTATCTCTGACGCGGTGGAAATTGAAGAAACCGGAGATAATATTGTGTTTACGCGTCCAATCTATTCTGGTAAAGCATTTGAGAAAAAAATCATAACCGATGGATTAATGTTTGCAACGATTCGTCCGAATAATATTAAAGCACTAGATCGTGATGACAGTAGAAGTGGAAGTGTTTCTGCTAAAGAAGTGGATATTGCTGACTTACGAACGGTTATTCAAGATATCATACGTAAGACATCAGATGGAGTGGATCTGTCTGAGGCGAATATCATCGTAGCTGGTGGTCGCGGTGTGAAAAGTGCAGAAGGTTTTAAACCGCTAGAAGAACTAGCAGATGTGTTAGGTGCTGCGTTAGGAGCTTCCCGTGGAGCGTGTGACGCTGAATACTGCGATTACTCCCTTCAAATTGGTCAAACAGGTAAAGTAGTAACACCTGATTTGTATATAGCATGTGGTATCTCAGGAGCGATTCAGCACTTAGCGGGCATGTCAAACTCCAAAGTGATAGTTGCGATAAACAAAGATCCAGAAGCCAATATTTTTAATGTTGCTGACTATGGAATTGTTGGAGACCTCTTTGACGTAGTGCCTAAGTTGACAGAGCAAATTAAAGAAATCAAAGTAAATTCTTAA
- the trxA gene encoding thioredoxin, with protein MSIVHASDQNFTQETGEGLVIADFWAPWCGPCKMIAPVLEELDTEMSDQVKIVKLDVDENQETAGKFGVMSIPTLLLFKDGKVVDQVIGFQPKESLVELINKHS; from the coding sequence ATGTCTATCGTACATGCAAGTGATCAAAACTTCACGCAAGAAACAGGAGAAGGTCTAGTAATAGCAGACTTTTGGGCACCATGGTGTGGTCCTTGTAAAATGATCGCCCCTGTTCTTGAAGAACTAGATACAGAAATGAGCGATCAGGTTAAGATTGTAAAATTAGATGTAGATGAAAACCAAGAAACAGCAGGTAAATTTGGCGTTATGAGTATCCCAACGCTACTGCTTTTCAAAGATGGTAAAGTAGTGGATCAAGTAATTGGTTTCCAACCTAAAGAATCCCTAGTAGAACTTATTAACAAACATTCTTAA
- the uvrC gene encoding excinuclease ABC subunit UvrC, with the protein MHDNIKEKLAVLPDQPGCYLYKDKHGTVIYVGKSKVLKNRVRSYFTGANDAKTQRLVQEIMDFEYIVTTSELEALILEMNLIKKYDPKYNVLLKDDKTYPYLKITSEKHPKLIVTRNIKKDKGKYFGPYPNVIAARETKRLLDRLYPLRKCNTMPDRVCLYYHMNQCLGPCEFTVTQEQNQNIVNEITKFLNGGHKEIKEELKTKMYQASEGMDFERAKELRDQMQHIDSVMEQQKMTLNDQVNRDVFGYSYNKGWMCVQVFFVRQGKLIERDVSIFPFFDDAEETFLSFIGRFYLHKNHPKPKQVLVPVGADKEMLKELLEVDVHIPMRGRKKELVELAQKNAQIALDEKFSLIEQNEERTIKAVEDLGEKLHIETPHRIEAFDNSNIQGADPVSAMVVFTDGKPDKKEYRKYKIRDVQGPDDYDTMREVIRRRYKRVVKEGLPLPDLILVDGGKGQMTAAQEVLENELGLDIPLCGLAKDDKHRTSELLYGDPPTMVDMDRQSQEFYLIQRIQDEVHRFAISFHRQLRGKGAIQSELDEIPGVGEKRRRLLLKHFKSIEGIKNAEIADFTKLGVPTNVAQGILDYLNQDHEEPHEEEL; encoded by the coding sequence GTGCATGATAACATCAAAGAAAAACTCGCCGTTCTACCAGATCAACCAGGGTGTTACCTTTACAAGGACAAGCATGGCACCGTGATCTATGTCGGCAAGTCAAAAGTATTAAAAAATCGTGTTCGCTCCTATTTTACAGGTGCGAATGATGCTAAGACACAGCGATTAGTTCAAGAGATAATGGATTTTGAATACATCGTCACTACTTCTGAGCTAGAAGCGTTAATATTAGAAATGAATTTAATAAAAAAATATGATCCAAAATATAATGTGCTTCTAAAAGATGACAAAACGTATCCTTATCTTAAAATTACGTCTGAGAAACATCCGAAATTAATTGTTACGAGAAATATCAAAAAAGATAAAGGGAAGTATTTTGGACCATACCCAAACGTCATCGCAGCTAGAGAAACAAAGAGATTGCTAGATCGATTATATCCATTGAGAAAATGTAATACTATGCCAGATCGAGTGTGTTTGTATTATCATATGAATCAATGCCTAGGACCTTGTGAATTTACCGTTACTCAAGAACAAAACCAAAATATTGTTAATGAAATCACAAAATTCTTGAATGGTGGACACAAGGAAATCAAAGAGGAATTAAAAACAAAAATGTACCAGGCATCAGAGGGTATGGATTTTGAACGAGCCAAAGAGCTTAGAGACCAAATGCAGCATATTGATTCAGTCATGGAACAGCAGAAAATGACACTAAATGATCAAGTTAATCGAGATGTTTTTGGTTATTCATATAATAAAGGATGGATGTGCGTTCAAGTCTTCTTTGTTCGTCAAGGAAAACTGATCGAACGAGACGTATCCATATTTCCTTTTTTCGATGATGCGGAAGAAACGTTCTTAAGTTTTATCGGAAGGTTTTATCTTCATAAAAATCACCCGAAACCCAAACAAGTTCTTGTACCTGTAGGTGCAGATAAGGAAATGTTAAAAGAGTTGTTAGAGGTGGATGTTCATATTCCGATGAGGGGGAGAAAAAAAGAGCTAGTAGAATTAGCGCAAAAGAATGCTCAAATTGCCCTTGATGAGAAATTTTCTTTAATTGAGCAAAATGAAGAACGTACGATTAAAGCAGTGGAAGATTTGGGAGAGAAACTCCATATTGAAACACCCCATCGTATTGAAGCTTTTGATAACTCTAACATCCAAGGTGCAGATCCAGTATCAGCGATGGTGGTTTTTACAGACGGTAAACCCGATAAGAAGGAGTACCGTAAGTATAAAATCAGAGACGTTCAAGGACCGGATGATTACGACACCATGAGGGAAGTTATTCGTCGTCGATATAAACGAGTAGTAAAAGAAGGGTTGCCACTTCCAGATTTAATTTTAGTAGATGGCGGTAAGGGACAAATGACTGCTGCTCAAGAAGTGTTAGAAAATGAGCTAGGCTTGGATATCCCATTATGTGGATTAGCGAAAGATGATAAGCACCGAACTAGTGAATTATTATATGGTGACCCGCCTACTATGGTTGATATGGACCGTCAATCTCAAGAATTTTATCTTATTCAACGTATTCAAGATGAAGTTCACCGCTTTGCTATTTCCTTTCATCGACAATTACGAGGTAAAGGTGCTATACAATCTGAATTGGACGAGATACCTGGAGTAGGTGAAAAACGCCGTCGTCTTTTACTAAAACATTTTAAGTCTATTGAAGGTATTAAGAATGCGGAGATTGCTGACTTTACAAAACTAGGAGTCCCTACCAACGTAGCTCAAGGTATTCTTGATTATTTAAACCAAGATCATGAAGAACCCCACGAAGAAGAACTTTAA